The sequence GGCTATCAACCGGAATTAGTTGCCGGCAGAAGCGATAATTTGAAAATTACCCGCCCGGAAGATTTAGCCTTAGCGGAATTTTATTTAACACATCATTTGGAGAAATAATATGATTCGTATCGGACACGGTTTTGATGTTCATGCCTTTGGCGAAAACCGCCCATTGATGATTGCCGGCGTTGAAGTGCCTTACCACACCGGCTTTATCGCCCACAGCGATGGTGATGTCGCTCTACACGCTCTCACCGATGCCCTATTAGGTGCAGTAGCGTTAGGCGACATTGGCAAGCTCTTCCCCGATACCGATATGCAATATAAAAATGCCGACAGTCGTGATTTATTGATTGAAGCCTATCGCCAAGTACAAGAACAAGGTTATAAAGTGGGCAATGTGGATGTCACTATTATCGCACAAGCCCCGAAAATGCGTCCGCATATTGATAAAATGCGTCAAACCATCGCTGAAGATTTGAAATGCGATATCGCTCAAGTGAATGTGAAAGCTACTACTACCGAAAAATTAGGCTTTACCGGCAGAGGAGAAGGCATTGCTTGTGAAGCGGTTGCATTGTTAGTCAAAGTTTAATTTATCTTACAAGCGGTTATTTTTAAGCAAAATCTTGCAAAATTTCGCCAGAAAATGACCGCTTGTAAAATTCAGTCTTGTCTTATTTTAAAATTTATCTATAATAAAAACCCTTACGCCTTAAGGCGTAATTCTATGGGGCGTTATTGGTTCCTCGCAATGGTGTTCAGCTTACTTGATCAGGTTCGGAAGAAAGCAGTCTGGGTTGAAATTTCCGTGTGCCGAGGGTGGCTGGTAACGCCCCACCCTTTTATCTGAACTCTCTTTTATAAGGAGAATGTTATGCTTCGGATTATTCCTATTCCTGCCCTGTCTGATAATTACATTTGGGCGATTATCCAACACCAAGATTTGATTATTGTCGATCCTTCGGAAGCTAAACCGGTATTAGATTTTATTGCAAAAAATTCGTTAAATTTGACCGCTTGTTTGCTGACCCATAACCATCACGATCACACCGATGGCGTGCCGGAGATCCTGCAACATTACCCTAACCTGCCTGTTTACGGGCCGGCAGAAGTAGCGGAATTTGCCAATAATATTGTTGCCCCAAACGAGAGCCTCAAGCTGTTTAGCTATGAAGTGACAGTGATGGAAAGTGCCGGTCATACTGCTGGGCATATCAGCTATTTGTTCGGTTATGATTATCTGTTTTGTGGCGATTCACTTTTTTCCGGTGGCTGCGGTCGGGTATTCACCGGCGATTATCAAGCTCAATTTGAAGCCCTACAACGTTTTAAAGCCTTGCCTGATTCGGTAAAAGTCTATCCTGCTCACGAATATACCCAAAGCAACTTGAAATTTGCAACAGTCGTTCTGCCGCAAAGCTGTGCATTAAGCGAATATCAGGATTATGTTGAGACTCTTCGCTCCCAAG comes from Mannheimia granulomatis and encodes:
- the ispF gene encoding 2-C-methyl-D-erythritol 2,4-cyclodiphosphate synthase, with the translated sequence MIRIGHGFDVHAFGENRPLMIAGVEVPYHTGFIAHSDGDVALHALTDALLGAVALGDIGKLFPDTDMQYKNADSRDLLIEAYRQVQEQGYKVGNVDVTIIAQAPKMRPHIDKMRQTIAEDLKCDIAQVNVKATTTEKLGFTGRGEGIACEAVALLVKV
- the gloB gene encoding hydroxyacylglutathione hydrolase translates to MLRIIPIPALSDNYIWAIIQHQDLIIVDPSEAKPVLDFIAKNSLNLTACLLTHNHHDHTDGVPEILQHYPNLPVYGPAEVAEFANNIVAPNESLKLFSYEVTVMESAGHTAGHISYLFGYDYLFCGDSLFSGGCGRVFTGDYQAQFEALQRFKALPDSVKVYPAHEYTQSNLKFATVVLPQSCALSEYQDYVETLRSQDKPTLPTTIGQEMKVNPFMQAVDLAEFIALRQQKDNF